The Sphaerospermopsis torques-reginae ITEP-024 genome has a window encoding:
- a CDS encoding molybdenum cofactor guanylyltransferase, with product MTTLSVIVLAGGKSSRMGKDKALIPIQGIPLLQKVGNVAKSCTDTIYIVTPCPEKYQHLQLPGCEFIQENPHNTQGPLVGFVQGLEKVNTEWVLLLACDLPNLQVEVLQEWVKRLDNIKGENIACLVKNTQGWEPLCGFYRSSCLPLILDFINQGGRSFQQFLKLHPVEILPFSKSDMLFNCNTPEDLDEVTGNR from the coding sequence ATGACTACATTAAGCGTCATAGTTCTTGCAGGTGGTAAAAGTTCCAGGATGGGAAAGGATAAAGCTTTGATTCCTATTCAGGGAATACCCTTATTACAAAAAGTTGGCAATGTCGCTAAAAGTTGTACGGATACTATATATATAGTTACACCTTGTCCAGAAAAATATCAACACTTACAGTTACCAGGATGTGAATTTATACAAGAAAACCCCCATAACACACAAGGACCTTTAGTGGGTTTTGTACAAGGTTTAGAGAAAGTAAACACAGAATGGGTATTATTATTAGCTTGCGATTTACCAAATTTGCAAGTTGAAGTGTTGCAAGAGTGGGTGAAAAGATTAGATAATATAAAAGGAGAAAATATTGCTTGTTTGGTAAAAAATACCCAAGGTTGGGAACCACTTTGTGGTTTTTATCGTAGTTCTTGTTTACCCCTAATTTTAGATTTTATCAATCAAGGGGGGCGATCTTTTCAACAGTTTCTCAAATTACATCCTGTAGAAATTTTACCTTTTTCAAAATCGGATATGTTGTTTAACTGCAATACTCCTGAAGATTTAGATGAGGTTACAGGTAATAGGTGA
- a CDS encoding tetratricopeptide repeat protein, translating into MLNNLTVATDINHLAAINNIGFIKYEQGDKETAIQKWREAIKINNQSAEPILALAVALYTKEEQHQAYQLAETALKLDIKFADFHWMKKHFWGQSMITDAQKFLSTPAMKALLSQLR; encoded by the coding sequence ATGCTTAATAATCTCACAGTTGCTACAGATATTAACCACTTAGCAGCTATCAATAATATTGGGTTCATTAAATATGAACAAGGAGACAAAGAAACAGCGATTCAAAAATGGCGAGAAGCGATTAAAATTAACAATCAATCTGCTGAACCTATTTTAGCTTTAGCTGTAGCTTTATATACTAAAGAAGAACAACATCAGGCTTATCAGTTAGCAGAAACAGCATTAAAGTTAGATATAAAATTTGCTGATTTTCACTGGATGAAAAAGCATTTTTGGGGTCAAAGTATGATTACTGATGCTCAGAAATTTCTATCTACTCCTGCGATGAAAGCTTTATTATCACAGTTGCGTTAA
- a CDS encoding DUF29 family protein, with protein sequence MTQELIDLRNSILQGRYADALAIVDELEGMSKQAIIRQIKSFLRILLIHIIKNQVEQRLTNSWISSIRNAIREIKEANLKDNKKSYYINQDEWENLIEEEVIEDAIADASLEVMNGIYNQFQLGEIIDRKQLITTALKFLNLTYSYSPKELPAIVAETLTQLPGGEDWKIGKR encoded by the coding sequence ATGACTCAAGAATTAATAGACCTCAGAAATAGTATTTTACAAGGACGTTACGCAGATGCTTTGGCAATTGTGGACGAATTAGAAGGAATGAGTAAACAAGCAATCATTAGACAAATTAAATCTTTTTTAAGGATTTTATTGATTCATATTATCAAAAATCAAGTAGAACAGAGATTAACAAATTCTTGGATTTCGTCTATTCGTAATGCTATCCGCGAAATTAAAGAAGCGAATCTTAAAGATAATAAGAAATCCTATTACATCAATCAAGATGAATGGGAAAATTTGATTGAGGAAGAAGTGATTGAAGATGCGATCGCTGATGCTAGTCTAGAAGTCATGAATGGTATTTATAACCAATTTCAACTAGGCGAAATTATAGATAGAAAACAGTTAATTACAACTGCTTTAAAATTCCTCAATTTAACTTATTCCTATTCACCTAAAGAATTACCTGCTATTGTCGCAGAAACTTTAACTCAGTTACCCGGTGGTGAAGATTGGAAAATAGGAAAAAGGTAA
- a CDS encoding thioredoxin domain-containing protein: MTNRLADTKSLYLRKHAENPIDWWPWCDEALETARAQNKPIFLSIGYSSCHWCTVMEGEAFSDLAIAQYMNANFLPIKVDREERPDLDSIYMQSLQMMTGQGGWPLNAFLSPDDLVPFYAGTYFPVDPRYGRPGFLQVLQALRNYYDTEKEELRQRKAVILEALLTSAVLQNDGSQEVADQELLQKGWEVCTGIMTPKQVGNSFPMIPYGELVLRGSRFNYQSRYDGLQVSAQRGLDLALGGIYDHVAGGFHRYTVDPTWTVPHFEKMLYDNGQIVEYLANLWSSGIQEPAFKRAVAGTVKWLQREMTAPNGYFYAAQDADSFTNPADPEPEEGAFYVWGYQELQQLLTPEELTELQQQFTVTTDGNFEGKNVLQRLHPGELSETLETALSKLFTLRYGATPDALATFPPARDNQEAKITNWPGRIPAVTDTKMIVAWNSLMISGLARASEVFQEPSYLELATQAAKFILDHQFVDGRFHRLNYEGEATVLAQSEDYAFFIKALLDLHQADLENNDWLEKAIALQDEFNDFLWSFELGGYFNTSSDNSQDLIIRERSFADNATPAANGVAIANLVRLSLLTDNLHYLDLAESGLHAFKGVMNESPQGCPSLFTALDWYRNSTLIRSTTEPIKSLMPKYLPTTVFEAVSDLPEGSVGLVCQGLKCLPAPGSLEELLSQVQRSQNRG; this comes from the coding sequence ATGACGAATCGCCTAGCTGACACAAAAAGCCTTTATCTCCGCAAACACGCTGAAAACCCGATTGACTGGTGGCCTTGGTGTGATGAAGCATTGGAAACTGCAAGGGCGCAAAATAAACCGATTTTTCTTTCTATTGGTTACTCTAGTTGTCACTGGTGTACGGTGATGGAAGGTGAGGCGTTTTCTGATTTGGCGATCGCCCAATATATGAACGCCAATTTTCTCCCCATCAAGGTAGACCGAGAAGAAAGACCTGACCTTGATAGCATCTATATGCAAAGTCTACAAATGATGACTGGTCAAGGGGGTTGGCCTCTTAATGCTTTTCTCTCTCCTGATGATTTAGTCCCTTTTTATGCGGGTACTTATTTTCCTGTTGATCCCCGTTATGGTCGTCCGGGTTTTTTGCAGGTTTTACAAGCTTTACGCAATTACTACGATACTGAAAAAGAGGAGTTACGTCAAAGAAAAGCTGTAATTCTCGAAGCTTTGCTGACATCAGCGGTGTTACAAAATGATGGCAGTCAGGAAGTAGCTGATCAAGAATTATTACAAAAAGGTTGGGAAGTTTGCACGGGGATCATGACTCCTAAGCAGGTTGGTAATAGTTTTCCGATGATCCCCTATGGTGAGTTGGTTTTGCGGGGTTCTCGGTTTAATTATCAATCTCGGTATGATGGATTACAAGTTTCTGCTCAACGCGGTTTAGATTTAGCTTTGGGTGGTATTTATGATCATGTTGCTGGTGGTTTTCATCGCTACACTGTTGATCCGACTTGGACTGTCCCCCATTTTGAAAAGATGCTTTACGATAATGGTCAGATTGTAGAATATCTGGCTAATTTGTGGAGTTCGGGAATACAAGAACCAGCTTTTAAACGGGCAGTGGCTGGAACTGTAAAATGGTTACAACGGGAAATGACAGCACCTAATGGTTATTTTTATGCTGCTCAAGATGCGGATAGCTTTACTAATCCCGCAGATCCAGAACCGGAGGAGGGTGCTTTTTATGTCTGGGGTTATCAGGAATTACAACAACTTTTAACACCTGAAGAATTAACAGAATTACAACAACAGTTTACTGTTACTACTGATGGGAATTTTGAAGGGAAAAATGTTTTACAAAGATTGCATCCTGGTGAACTAAGTGAAACTTTAGAAACTGCTTTGAGTAAGTTGTTTACTTTGCGTTATGGTGCAACTCCTGATGCACTAGCGACTTTTCCCCCAGCACGGGATAATCAGGAAGCGAAAATCACTAACTGGCCTGGTCGCATTCCGGCGGTGACTGATACTAAGATGATTGTAGCTTGGAATAGTTTGATGATCTCCGGTTTAGCTAGAGCTTCTGAAGTTTTCCAAGAACCTAGTTATTTGGAGTTAGCAACTCAAGCGGCTAAGTTTATTTTAGATCATCAATTTGTGGATGGACGTTTTCACCGACTTAATTATGAAGGTGAGGCGACGGTTTTAGCTCAATCGGAAGATTATGCTTTTTTTATTAAAGCATTGTTGGATTTACACCAAGCTGATTTAGAAAATAATGATTGGTTGGAAAAAGCGATCGCTCTCCAAGATGAGTTTAATGATTTTCTTTGGAGTTTTGAATTAGGAGGATATTTTAACACATCTAGCGATAATAGTCAAGATTTAATTATCAGGGAGCGGAGTTTTGCGGATAATGCTACACCTGCGGCTAATGGGGTGGCGATCGCCAATTTAGTCAGGTTATCTTTACTTACTGATAACTTACATTATCTTGATTTGGCTGAATCAGGATTACACGCCTTTAAAGGTGTAATGAATGAATCTCCTCAAGGTTGTCCTAGTTTATTTACTGCTTTAGATTGGTATCGGAATTCTACTTTGATTCGTAGTACCACTGAGCCGATTAAGTCATTAATGCCTAAATATCTACCAACTACGGTTTTTGAAGCGGTATCAGATTTACCAGAGGGAAGCGTGGGTTTAGTTTGTCAAGGGTTGAAATGTCTTCCCGCACCAGGGAGTTTAGAGGAGTTGTTGTCACAGGTGCAGAGGAGTCAGAATAGAGGGTGA
- the clpP gene encoding ATP-dependent Clp endopeptidase proteolytic subunit ClpP — protein sequence MIPIVIEQSGRGERAFDIYSRLLRERIIFLGQQVDSSLANLIVAQLLFLDSEDPEKDIYMYINSPGGSVTAGMGIFDTMKNIRPDVCTICTGLAASMGAFLLSAGTKGKRMSLPHSRIMIHQPLGGAQGQATDIEIQAREILYHKRKLNEYLAEHTGQPFERIAEDTERDFFMSPEEAKEYGLIDQVIDRHSAGSRPMVVV from the coding sequence ATGATTCCTATCGTTATTGAACAATCGGGTCGAGGCGAACGCGCCTTTGATATCTACTCACGACTGTTACGTGAGCGGATCATTTTTTTAGGACAACAGGTGGACAGCAGTCTAGCTAACCTGATAGTTGCCCAATTGTTGTTTTTAGATTCTGAAGACCCGGAGAAAGACATTTATATGTATATCAACTCTCCTGGTGGTTCAGTGACGGCGGGGATGGGCATTTTTGACACCATGAAAAATATTCGCCCCGATGTTTGTACCATCTGTACCGGACTAGCGGCGAGTATGGGCGCTTTCCTATTAAGTGCAGGTACTAAAGGTAAAAGGATGAGTTTACCTCATTCACGGATTATGATTCACCAACCTTTAGGCGGCGCTCAAGGACAAGCTACCGATATTGAAATTCAGGCACGGGAAATTTTATACCACAAGCGCAAGCTGAATGAGTATTTAGCCGAACACACTGGTCAGCCTTTTGAGCGTATTGCCGAAGATACAGAACGCGACTTTTTCATGTCTCCAGAAGAAGCCAAAGAATACGGTTTAATCGACCAAGTGATTGACCGTCACTCAGCAGGTAGTCGTCCAATGGTTGTAGTGTAG
- a CDS encoding RNA-guided endonuclease InsQ/TnpB family protein, translated as MLLSIKTKLKLNKTQEILMAKHAGIARFTYNWGLATWQDLYKDGLKPNKYILKKFFNNHVKPELAWIKEKGICQKITQYAFDSLGEAFQRFFKGQSQYPNFKKKGKNDSFTIDAGGKPIPVGGTSIKLPTIGWVKTYEGLPHSTCKSIIISRTADSWYIAFSYEQECQPTIKNHAVVGVDLGVKELATLSTGVIFPNPKHYKPHIPHFKK; from the coding sequence ATGCTTTTATCCATCAAAACAAAACTCAAGTTAAATAAAACCCAGGAAATATTAATGGCTAAACACGCTGGTATAGCAAGGTTTACCTATAATTGGGGTTTAGCTACTTGGCAGGATTTGTATAAAGATGGATTAAAGCCAAACAAATACATCCTCAAGAAATTCTTTAATAATCATGTAAAACCTGAATTGGCATGGATTAAAGAAAAGGGTATTTGCCAGAAAATCACTCAATACGCTTTTGATAGTTTAGGTGAAGCTTTTCAAAGATTCTTTAAAGGACAGTCTCAATATCCTAACTTCAAAAAGAAAGGAAAAAATGATAGTTTTACAATTGATGCAGGTGGTAAACCAATTCCTGTAGGTGGTACATCAATAAAACTACCGACAATTGGATGGGTAAAAACTTATGAAGGATTACCTCACAGCACCTGTAAAAGTATTATTATTTCCAGGACTGCTGATAGTTGGTATATAGCCTTTTCTTATGAACAAGAATGTCAACCAACTATCAAAAACCATGCTGTTGTTGGTGTTGATTTAGGAGTCAAGGAACTAGCTACACTAAGCACTGGTGTTATATTTCCTAATCCTAAACACTATAAACCCCACATTCCGCACTTCAAAAAGTAG
- a CDS encoding IS1634 family transposase translates to MNYQTEEIESKNIDHLGIIAGIIDEIGIVEKINEIFSIDIREKVNTGEVVKAIILNGLGFVSRPLYLFPDFFKDKAVEHLIGTGIKAEDLNDDKIGRVMDKLYKYGLTKLFLIIALEVVKKYGIDTKYSHLDSSSLHLHGEYKNCVNNLEKELGINREHPIMITQGYSRDHRPDLKQCILDLIVSSDGDIPLFFRGASGNESDKAVFAHILVEYSKQIDFESIMVADSALYSESNLKLMSNMKWISRVPLSIKKAKNLVKASINNEMKACKIKGYSYIEEKVSYGGIEQRWLLVESVERKKADLNKLDKKIQEELLKANKQVDKLEQEEFADKSLAELKIKEITAKLKYHQISDYRITETLNQGKTAVYRVKCKLRENQELITQQQNSCGRFILATNILDAQELESEEILKIYKEQQSTERGFRFIKDPLFFADSLFVKNPQRVETMMMLMALCLLVYNLGQRQLRMSLKAQKATVKNQLNKPTESPTLRWIFQCFQGIHLLMAQGFQRILNLTESHCHILQFLPTTCQKYYLLS, encoded by the coding sequence ATGAATTACCAAACAGAAGAAATTGAGAGTAAAAACATAGATCACTTAGGAATAATCGCAGGAATAATAGATGAAATAGGAATAGTAGAAAAAATCAACGAGATATTTTCAATAGATATCAGAGAGAAAGTAAACACAGGAGAAGTAGTCAAAGCAATCATTCTCAATGGACTAGGCTTTGTATCAAGACCACTATATTTGTTCCCAGATTTCTTTAAAGACAAAGCCGTAGAACATCTAATAGGAACAGGAATAAAAGCAGAAGATTTAAACGACGATAAAATAGGTAGAGTCATGGATAAACTCTATAAATATGGATTAACTAAACTATTCTTAATCATTGCCTTAGAAGTAGTAAAGAAATATGGAATAGACACAAAATATTCCCATTTAGACTCAAGCTCATTACATTTACACGGGGAATATAAGAATTGCGTAAATAATCTAGAGAAAGAACTAGGAATAAATCGAGAACATCCAATAATGATTACACAAGGATATTCTCGTGACCATCGCCCAGACCTAAAACAATGTATATTAGATTTAATAGTAAGTAGTGATGGGGATATACCATTATTTTTTAGAGGGGCATCAGGAAACGAATCAGATAAAGCAGTATTTGCTCATATCTTAGTAGAATATTCTAAACAAATAGATTTTGAAAGTATCATGGTGGCTGACAGTGCATTATATAGCGAAAGTAATTTAAAATTAATGTCAAACATGAAATGGATAAGTCGAGTACCATTATCCATTAAAAAAGCAAAAAATTTAGTGAAAGCCTCCATAAATAATGAAATGAAAGCCTGTAAAATCAAAGGTTATAGCTATATCGAAGAGAAAGTATCTTATGGAGGAATAGAGCAAAGATGGTTATTAGTAGAAAGCGTAGAGAGAAAAAAAGCAGACTTAAATAAACTAGACAAAAAAATCCAAGAAGAGTTATTAAAAGCTAACAAACAAGTAGATAAATTAGAACAGGAAGAATTTGCTGATAAATCTTTAGCCGAGTTGAAAATCAAAGAAATAACAGCTAAATTAAAATATCATCAAATATCAGACTATCGAATTACCGAGACATTAAATCAAGGGAAAACAGCAGTTTATAGAGTGAAATGTAAATTAAGAGAAAATCAGGAGTTAATTACACAACAGCAAAACTCTTGTGGCAGATTTATTTTAGCCACCAATATTTTGGATGCTCAGGAGTTAGAGTCAGAAGAAATCCTCAAAATATATAAAGAACAACAATCTACAGAAAGAGGATTTAGATTTATCAAAGACCCGTTATTTTTCGCGGATAGTCTGTTTGTGAAAAATCCCCAAAGAGTAGAGACAATGATGATGTTAATGGCATTATGTCTTTTGGTTTATAATTTAGGACAAAGACAATTAAGAATGTCATTGAAGGCACAAAAAGCCACAGTTAAAAACCAACTGAATAAACCTACAGAATCTCCCACATTAAGATGGATATTTCAGTGCTTTCAAGGTATTCATCTTTTGATGGCACAAGGATTTCAACGAATTCTTAATTTAACGGAGTCGCATTGTCATATCTTGCAATTCCTACCTACTACTTGTCAAAAATATTATTTATTATCTTAG
- a CDS encoding superoxide dismutase, with amino-acid sequence MAFTQLSLPYDFNALEQYGMKGETFEYHYGKHHKAYVDNLNKLTDGTELADKSLEEVIQISFKDPAKAGIFNNAAQVWNHTFFWNSLKPAGGGAPTGELAERINKDFGSFDKFKEEFSTAAATQFGSGWAWLVDDGGTLKVMKTPNAENPLAHGKKALLTLDVWEHAYYIDFRNARPAFIKNFLDNLVNWEFAAANLSA; translated from the coding sequence ATGGCATTTACACAGCTTTCCCTACCCTACGACTTTAATGCTCTAGAGCAATATGGCATGAAAGGTGAAACCTTTGAGTATCACTATGGTAAGCATCACAAAGCTTATGTAGACAACCTCAACAAGCTCACCGATGGTACAGAACTTGCTGATAAGTCCCTCGAAGAAGTAATCCAAATTTCCTTCAAAGATCCTGCTAAAGCTGGCATTTTTAACAACGCGGCTCAAGTTTGGAACCACACCTTCTTTTGGAACTCACTCAAACCCGCAGGTGGTGGCGCTCCCACAGGTGAACTAGCTGAGAGAATTAATAAAGATTTTGGTAGCTTCGACAAATTCAAAGAAGAATTTTCTACTGCGGCTGCAACCCAGTTTGGTAGCGGTTGGGCTTGGTTAGTTGATGACGGTGGTACACTCAAAGTCATGAAAACACCCAACGCAGAAAACCCCCTCGCACATGGTAAAAAGGCACTGCTCACCCTGGACGTTTGGGAACACGCCTATTACATCGACTTCAGAAATGCGCGTCCAGCATTCATCAAGAATTTCTTGGATAACTTGGTTAACTGGGAATTTGCAGCAGCAAATTTATCTGCTTAA
- a CDS encoding bifunctional pantoate--beta-alanine ligase/(d)CMP kinase, producing the protein MRLLTTVAALRCYLNQRRWETNLQLSDELLFDDQTTWYPTKIGLVPTMGGLHPGHLSLMQRARQENSTVIVSIFVNPLQFGPNEDYQRYPRTLEQDRKLCEQAGVDAIFVPTPEEMGIAQKNIQENQVTQVIPPSGMISSLCGRYRPGHFQGVATIVTKLFNLVQPDRAYFGQKDGQQLAVIKRLVADLNLPVEIVACPTVREASGLALSSRNQYLTATEKEQATVLFKGLQQAEAAFRAGVRNSSRLIALVWEEVAKVSTIYVEYIELVEPTTLMFLGKIEEEGMLAIATRLGSTRLIDNTILRDVYNGLRQPIIAIDGPAGAGKSTVARQVATQLGLVYLDTGAMYRAITWLVLQEGIAIDDECAIAELANQCKIELTPSQNLQFPVQVWINGIDVTQEIRSIEVTSQVSAIAAQNAVRKALVQQQQNWGQRGGLVAEGRDIGTHVFPDAEVKIFLTASVGERARRRQQDFTKQGQPEVSVEQLERDIAERDYKDSTRKISPLRKAADAVEVQTDGLTPSEVAAQIVNYYQDRLSQR; encoded by the coding sequence GTGCGCTTGCTGACAACAGTTGCAGCTTTACGCTGTTATTTAAATCAACGTCGCTGGGAAACCAATCTCCAGCTTTCAGACGAGCTATTATTTGATGATCAGACTACTTGGTATCCTACAAAAATTGGTTTAGTCCCCACTATGGGCGGACTGCATCCAGGTCATTTAAGCCTAATGCAACGAGCTAGGCAAGAAAATTCTACTGTGATTGTTAGTATTTTTGTCAATCCCCTACAATTTGGACCAAATGAGGATTATCAACGCTATCCTCGGACTTTAGAGCAAGATCGAAAATTGTGTGAACAAGCGGGAGTTGATGCGATTTTTGTCCCTACTCCGGAAGAAATGGGAATTGCTCAGAAGAATATACAAGAAAATCAAGTGACACAAGTAATCCCTCCATCTGGTATGATAAGTAGCTTGTGTGGTAGATATCGGCCGGGTCATTTTCAAGGTGTGGCGACAATTGTCACCAAGCTTTTCAATTTGGTACAGCCTGACCGAGCTTACTTTGGTCAAAAAGATGGCCAGCAACTAGCAGTTATTAAACGTCTGGTGGCTGATTTAAATTTGCCAGTAGAGATTGTTGCTTGTCCAACAGTGCGGGAAGCGTCTGGCTTGGCTTTGAGTTCTCGTAATCAATATTTGACTGCAACAGAAAAAGAGCAAGCAACAGTGTTATTTAAAGGCTTGCAGCAAGCTGAAGCGGCGTTTCGTGCTGGCGTTCGCAACAGCAGCCGGCTGATAGCATTGGTGTGGGAAGAAGTGGCAAAAGTCAGCACTATCTATGTGGAATATATTGAATTGGTTGAACCGACTACATTGATGTTTTTAGGAAAAATTGAGGAGGAAGGAATGCTGGCGATCGCAACCCGTCTAGGTTCTACTCGTTTGATTGATAATACCATCTTGCGCGATGTTTACAACGGGCTACGCCAACCGATTATCGCCATTGATGGTCCTGCTGGTGCGGGTAAGTCTACCGTGGCTCGCCAAGTGGCAACACAGTTAGGGTTAGTCTATTTAGATACTGGTGCAATGTACCGTGCTATCACTTGGCTAGTGCTGCAAGAAGGCATTGCTATTGATGATGAATGTGCGATCGCTGAATTAGCGAACCAGTGTAAAATTGAACTTACTCCTAGTCAAAATCTACAATTTCCCGTACAAGTATGGATTAATGGTATTGATGTCACTCAAGAAATTCGGAGTATTGAGGTGACATCACAAGTATCGGCGATCGCCGCGCAAAATGCAGTCCGCAAAGCCCTGGTTCAACAACAGCAAAACTGGGGTCAAAGGGGTGGTTTAGTAGCTGAAGGCCGAGACATTGGTACTCATGTTTTCCCAGATGCAGAAGTGAAAATCTTCTTAACGGCTTCAGTGGGTGAACGCGCCCGTCGTCGTCAGCAAGACTTTACAAAACAAGGTCAACCAGAAGTTAGTGTAGAACAACTGGAACGGGATATTGCTGAACGAGATTATAAAGATAGCACTCGCAAAATTTCCCCATTGCGAAAAGCCGCCGATGCAGTGGAAGTGCAAACCGATGGACTTACCCCTAGTGAGGTAGCAGCGCAGATTGTTAATTATTACCAAGATCGTTTGTCTCAAAGGTAA
- a CDS encoding septal ring lytic transglycosylase RlpA family protein has product MNQRHLWTTVAVFLSVLGVPAVGRTQTSKGNAPTTQASAVDAVKVGEYQSPKQEPSLDAVNTQIHPHSIEGRQAATLYIRNIPVLTFVSSAPVASTETKVGTIGKAEGVSTDAQTGGKSAKVASVGSVMDVSKSPNTIIADDPVQRASLVAAQINQLMRENADASKITVSWKTGEKSPVNNNKAQDKGSSVQQQPDRYTIKINGKELVEINEATQLADTTNNLAQDALQATNRLRRLIGNASPISQIANLPKNQISLPNLPQQVAGRIKLNFKGIASWYGYDWAGRKTANGERFNPEAMTAAHRSLPMGTKVRVTNTRNGKSVVVRINDRGPYIGGRIIDLSLGAARMIGMMSSGVAPVRIEVLGR; this is encoded by the coding sequence ATGAATCAAAGACATTTGTGGACTACTGTCGCTGTGTTTCTGTCTGTTTTGGGTGTACCCGCAGTGGGTCGTACTCAAACCAGCAAGGGAAACGCTCCAACTACCCAAGCATCTGCTGTAGATGCAGTGAAAGTGGGAGAGTATCAATCCCCGAAACAGGAACCCTCCTTAGATGCTGTGAACACACAGATTCATCCTCACAGCATTGAAGGCCGTCAAGCGGCAACCCTTTACATCCGAAACATTCCCGTTCTGACCTTTGTGAGTTCTGCGCCAGTCGCCAGTACAGAAACAAAAGTGGGAACAATAGGAAAAGCAGAAGGCGTTAGCACTGATGCCCAGACCGGTGGTAAATCAGCTAAGGTAGCCAGTGTAGGAAGTGTGATGGATGTGAGTAAATCTCCTAACACGATTATTGCCGATGACCCAGTACAGAGAGCCAGCTTAGTAGCCGCTCAAATCAACCAGTTGATGCGGGAGAATGCAGACGCAAGCAAAATTACCGTTAGCTGGAAAACAGGGGAAAAATCTCCAGTCAATAATAACAAAGCCCAAGACAAAGGCTCGTCTGTTCAACAGCAACCTGATCGCTACACCATCAAAATCAACGGTAAAGAATTGGTGGAAATCAATGAAGCCACCCAACTAGCAGATACTACAAATAATCTAGCACAAGATGCCTTACAAGCAACCAATCGCCTGCGGAGACTCATAGGTAATGCTTCTCCTATCAGCCAAATTGCCAACTTACCAAAAAATCAAATATCACTGCCAAACCTACCGCAACAAGTAGCAGGTCGCATCAAACTCAACTTCAAGGGTATAGCTTCTTGGTACGGTTATGATTGGGCTGGTAGAAAAACCGCCAATGGTGAAAGATTTAATCCCGAAGCCATGACAGCAGCCCATCGTAGCTTACCTATGGGTACAAAAGTTCGTGTAACTAACACCCGGAATGGTAAATCTGTGGTTGTGCGAATTAATGATCGTGGTCCATATATCGGAGGTCGAATTATTGACCTTTCCCTGGGAGCAGCCCGGATGATAGGAATGATGAGCAGTGGTGTTGCTCCAGTCCGTATTGAGGTTTTGGGAAGATAA